One stretch of Niallia sp. XMNu-256 DNA includes these proteins:
- a CDS encoding Crp/Fnr family transcriptional regulator, translated as MNQVNLLESSSSAKLSEEIEKIGTYKRYEKNEIIYLQDDQADSFYLLKSGRVRLFLTALNGNEKTMKILKHGELFGDASYFSRSTRITSASALTDVELLSVDLDNLMPHLKENPIMIAELLDSMAKTIRLFSIQVYSMGFLTADKKIAHLLLQLGSSTKQNRSDQQPYRIDCTHQELADLIGLARVTTTKELKKLEKYGWICLSYRSILIKDEAALTEFIAS; from the coding sequence TTGAATCAAGTCAACTTGCTAGAATCATCGTCAAGTGCAAAACTAAGTGAAGAAATTGAAAAGATCGGGACATATAAGCGATATGAAAAAAACGAGATCATCTATTTACAAGATGATCAAGCTGATAGTTTCTACTTGCTTAAATCAGGTCGAGTTCGTTTGTTTCTCACTGCTTTAAACGGCAATGAAAAAACGATGAAAATTTTAAAGCATGGGGAACTATTTGGAGACGCATCGTATTTTAGCCGCTCGACAAGAATTACATCGGCGAGTGCCTTAACTGACGTTGAACTATTATCGGTTGATTTAGATAATCTAATGCCACATTTAAAAGAGAACCCAATTATGATCGCGGAATTATTAGACAGCATGGCGAAAACCATCCGCCTCTTTTCTATTCAAGTTTATAGCATGGGATTCCTAACAGCTGATAAAAAAATTGCTCATTTACTTCTTCAACTCGGCAGCAGCACGAAACAAAATCGATCCGATCAGCAACCATATCGGATTGATTGCACACACCAAGAATTGGCCGACTTAATTGGGCTTGCTCGAGTAACTACCACAAAGGAACTTAAAAAACTCGAAAAATATGGCTGGATTTGCCTATCCTACCGCAGTATCCTTATCAAAGATGAAGCTGCATTAACAGAATTTATCGCATCATAA